One genomic region from Arthrobacter sp. YN encodes:
- a CDS encoding aldo/keto reductase, which translates to MTNTNGRGRLIYGCMGLGGPWDGASYGAAEIDQAAAVVDAALGIGIELFDHADIYRSGKSEAVFGEVLARSQGLRGKVQLQTKCGIRLGERGLDTQYDLSREAILERVNGSLKRLQTDYVDVLLLHRPDPLMDPREVADAVGQLKAEGKVRQLGVSNMSGAQIAFLQDQLEAPVVANQLEMSLLRRDWLESGVLVNHAEGLGYSFPHGTLEHCMTHGIELQAYGSLAQGRYTGAMSEELSPDESAVAEMLEQLAGEKNTTPESVLLGWLMKHPAMISPVVGTTHPTRIAACADAAVVAKEMTRAQWYGLWVAARGSNIP; encoded by the coding sequence ATGACGAATACGAACGGGCGGGGACGCCTCATCTATGGCTGCATGGGACTCGGCGGCCCGTGGGATGGCGCGTCCTATGGCGCAGCTGAGATCGATCAGGCCGCCGCGGTGGTCGACGCCGCTCTGGGGATTGGCATTGAACTTTTTGATCATGCGGACATTTACCGCAGCGGAAAGTCCGAGGCCGTTTTCGGTGAAGTCCTTGCCCGTTCGCAGGGTCTGCGCGGGAAGGTCCAGCTGCAAACCAAGTGCGGCATCAGGCTGGGGGAGCGTGGGCTGGACACGCAATACGACCTCAGCCGGGAAGCCATCCTCGAACGGGTTAACGGGAGCCTGAAGCGGCTCCAAACGGACTATGTGGACGTGCTGCTGCTGCACCGCCCCGATCCGCTGATGGACCCGCGTGAGGTGGCGGACGCCGTCGGACAGTTGAAGGCGGAAGGCAAGGTGCGGCAACTGGGGGTGTCCAATATGTCCGGAGCGCAGATCGCGTTCCTGCAGGACCAGTTGGAGGCGCCTGTTGTGGCGAACCAGTTGGAGATGAGCCTGCTTCGCCGGGACTGGCTGGAGAGCGGTGTGCTGGTCAACCATGCGGAGGGGTTGGGGTACAGCTTTCCGCACGGAACCCTGGAGCACTGCATGACTCACGGGATTGAACTGCAGGCGTATGGGTCCCTGGCGCAAGGGCGCTACACAGGGGCCATGTCTGAGGAGCTCTCACCGGATGAGTCGGCTGTAGCGGAGATGCTGGAACAGTTGGCGGGGGAGAAGAACACCACGCCGGAATCAGTACTGCTGGGTTGGCTGATGAAGCACCCGGCCATGATCTCACCGGTAGTGGGAACCACCCATCCCACCCGGATTGCGGCTTGCGCCGATGCGGCAGTTGTCGCGAAGGAGATGACCCGTGCCCAGTGGTACGGACTGTGGGTGGCAGCCCGGGGCAGCAACATCCCCTAA
- a CDS encoding glycoside hydrolase family 13 protein — protein MSTSATQAHRTNVDRMADPNWWRQAAVYQIYPRSFHDANGDGLGDIKGITAKVPYLKELGIDAVWLSPFYPSALADGGYDVDDYRNVDPKLGTLEDFDEMVEALHAAGIKIVADIVPNHSSDRHEWFKEALASPKGSAARERYIFRDGRGENGELPPSDWDSVFGGPIWDRITEPDGTPGQWYLHIFAKEQPDFNWENPEIREDFLKTLRFWSDRGVDGFRIDVAHGMAKDLSEPLPMKADLEAKAHGTDGFTDGSHPFWDRDEVHEVYAEWRKLFNEYNPPRTAVAEAWVHESRRARYASPEGLGQAFNFDLLQSDFDAASFRKIITDNLVAAKESGASSTWVFSNHDVVRHATRYGLPKGGSVAQGTNAAQDITGGKPKGQDGKGWLLAGAPAEELDVELGLRRARAATLLLLALPGSAYLYQGEELGLREVSEIPDSERQDPSFFRNPGVEIGRDGCRVPLPWTTEGPSFGFGAGKAHLPQPAWFKDYAVSTQDGVEGSTLELYKKALRLRSELQTSEELEWVETGNRDVLHFSRPGAWHTITNFGGELVELPEGDVVVTSGPLEDGKLPSDTTAWVVSNA, from the coding sequence GTGAGCACCTCCGCCACTCAGGCACACCGTACCAATGTAGATCGCATGGCCGACCCCAACTGGTGGCGCCAAGCGGCTGTCTACCAGATCTATCCCCGCAGCTTCCACGACGCCAACGGCGACGGACTGGGCGACATCAAGGGCATCACCGCCAAAGTTCCCTACCTCAAGGAACTGGGAATCGACGCTGTCTGGCTGAGCCCCTTCTACCCTTCAGCGCTTGCTGACGGCGGCTACGACGTAGATGACTACCGCAATGTGGATCCGAAGCTGGGCACCCTTGAGGACTTCGACGAGATGGTTGAAGCCCTGCACGCCGCCGGGATCAAGATCGTGGCGGACATCGTCCCCAACCATTCCTCCGACCGCCATGAGTGGTTCAAGGAAGCCTTGGCTTCGCCCAAGGGCTCCGCTGCCCGCGAGCGCTACATCTTCCGTGACGGCCGGGGCGAGAACGGCGAGCTGCCGCCGTCGGACTGGGACTCCGTCTTTGGCGGCCCCATCTGGGATCGCATCACCGAGCCGGATGGCACTCCCGGCCAGTGGTACTTGCACATTTTTGCCAAGGAGCAGCCGGACTTCAACTGGGAGAACCCGGAGATCCGCGAGGACTTCCTGAAGACGCTGCGTTTCTGGTCGGACCGCGGCGTTGATGGTTTCAGGATCGACGTTGCCCACGGCATGGCCAAGGATCTGTCCGAGCCGCTGCCCATGAAGGCCGATCTCGAAGCCAAGGCCCACGGAACCGATGGCTTCACCGATGGTTCCCACCCGTTCTGGGACCGAGACGAAGTCCACGAGGTCTACGCGGAGTGGCGCAAGCTCTTCAACGAGTACAACCCGCCCCGTACGGCTGTCGCCGAGGCCTGGGTCCACGAGTCCCGCCGTGCCCGCTACGCCAGCCCCGAAGGACTGGGCCAGGCGTTCAACTTCGATCTCCTGCAGTCCGACTTCGATGCTGCATCGTTCCGGAAAATCATCACGGACAACCTGGTGGCAGCCAAGGAATCAGGTGCCTCGTCCACGTGGGTTTTCTCCAACCACGACGTCGTCCGCCACGCCACGCGCTACGGACTGCCCAAGGGCGGCTCCGTTGCGCAGGGAACCAATGCGGCACAGGACATTACCGGCGGCAAGCCCAAGGGCCAGGATGGCAAGGGCTGGCTGCTTGCCGGCGCACCGGCTGAAGAGCTCGACGTCGAACTTGGCTTGCGTCGTGCCCGCGCCGCGACGCTGTTGCTGCTTGCGCTCCCCGGCTCGGCCTACCTTTACCAGGGTGAAGAGCTCGGCTTGCGTGAAGTCTCGGAAATCCCTGACTCGGAACGCCAGGACCCGTCCTTCTTCCGCAACCCGGGCGTGGAGATCGGGCGCGACGGCTGCCGCGTGCCGCTGCCGTGGACCACGGAAGGCCCGTCGTTCGGCTTCGGTGCGGGCAAGGCGCACCTTCCGCAGCCGGCCTGGTTCAAGGATTACGCAGTATCCACGCAGGACGGCGTGGAAGGTTCCACGCTGGAGCTCTATAAGAAGGCACTGCGCCTGCGCAGCGAACTCCAGACCAGCGAGGAACTTGAGTGGGTGGAGACAGGAAACCGGGACGTGCTGCATTTCAGCCGCCCCGGTGCCTGGCACACCATCACCAACTTCGGCGGCGAACTCGTTGAACTGCCTGAAGGTGATGTGGTGGTAACCAGCGGACCGCTGGAGGATGGCAAGCTGCCGTCCGACACCACCGCGTGGGTTGTGAGCAACGCGTAA
- a CDS encoding carbohydrate ABC transporter permease, whose product MSITTTPTTSGQDGGKQASPKQSRQRQGSRRRVEPIFYFFLVPSLILFTLAITVPGIIGIFFSFTNSIGIGDWEFVGLTNYVAIFSDPAILQSYLFTFGFSIVTVIAVNVVAFLLAVGLTSRIRMKSALRTIFVIPMVVSGIIIAYVFNFLFSNSLPSLGAAAGIPWLESSLLANPDLAWVAIVVVTAWQAVPGALLIYIAGLVAVPGDVYEAAEIDGASKFQQLVKITLPLVSGYVVINIILGFKGFLNAYDIIVGLTNGGPGTSTRSIAMTVISGFNGGDYAYQMANATIFFVVAIVISLVQLSLTRGRNAL is encoded by the coding sequence ATGTCCATCACCACCACCCCCACCACGTCCGGGCAGGACGGCGGAAAACAGGCTTCCCCCAAGCAAAGCCGTCAGCGGCAGGGCAGCAGGCGCCGGGTCGAACCGATCTTCTACTTTTTCCTCGTCCCCAGCCTCATCCTCTTCACGTTGGCCATCACCGTTCCGGGGATCATCGGCATCTTCTTCAGTTTTACCAACTCCATCGGAATCGGCGACTGGGAATTCGTAGGCCTGACCAACTACGTTGCCATCTTCAGTGACCCCGCCATCCTGCAGAGTTACCTGTTCACGTTCGGGTTCTCCATCGTTACCGTGATCGCCGTCAACGTGGTGGCGTTCCTCCTGGCCGTCGGGCTGACCTCGCGCATCCGGATGAAATCGGCACTGCGGACCATCTTCGTCATCCCCATGGTGGTCTCAGGCATCATCATCGCCTACGTCTTCAACTTCCTGTTCTCGAACTCGCTGCCATCCCTGGGTGCGGCGGCCGGGATCCCCTGGCTGGAGAGCAGCCTGCTGGCAAACCCGGACCTCGCCTGGGTAGCCATTGTTGTGGTCACTGCCTGGCAGGCTGTGCCGGGTGCCCTGCTGATCTACATCGCAGGTTTGGTGGCAGTGCCTGGGGACGTCTATGAAGCTGCGGAGATCGACGGCGCCAGCAAGTTCCAGCAACTGGTAAAGATCACGCTTCCGCTGGTTTCGGGCTACGTGGTCATCAACATCATCCTGGGATTCAAGGGCTTCCTGAACGCCTACGACATCATCGTTGGCCTGACCAACGGTGGCCCGGGCACCTCAACCCGAAGCATCGCGATGACCGTCATCTCGGGCTTCAACGGCGGCGACTACGCCTACCAGATGGCCAACGCCACGATCTTCTTCGTGGTGGCCATTGTTATCTCTCTCGTACAGCTTTCGCTGACTCGCGGACGGAATGCACTCTGA
- a CDS encoding ABC transporter substrate-binding protein, which translates to MKPTRKNRLAAVTLGLALLAGLLTGCTGDQGKETIRFTFSKREAIGFMTKLVADYNASQNDTEVVLDTSGVDVVSASFVRGNPPDIALANYNMETSRFVQRGALSDLSGTDAASRIREDLQPLMDQYGTYPDRTSALPYSVMASSVIYNKEIFAANNIKVPTTWSELIAACEQLKAAGVTPFYATWKDDWTIAQGWFDYSVGGQVDTLDFFDKLSAEGTNVGPQSAVSFQKDFEKPVGKMLELASKYVNKDAASRAYGDGNLAFSQGKAAMYLQGPWAFSEIAKTAPDLKLGTFPLPMTENPQDLRVRVNVDLAAWIPEASKHKEAARDFLDYLYRPEVIDSYNKSQLGFTPTKDSAVVPDPRIEGMVRYYEQSQVYQGPSVLVPKTIPIMNYTQALVFGASPTSTLSTLDADWARLAFRQ; encoded by the coding sequence GTGAAACCTACGCGCAAGAATCGCCTGGCGGCGGTGACCCTGGGGCTGGCCTTGCTGGCTGGCCTCCTCACAGGGTGCACCGGGGATCAAGGCAAAGAGACCATCCGGTTTACGTTCAGCAAACGTGAAGCCATCGGCTTCATGACCAAGCTCGTTGCCGACTACAACGCTTCTCAGAACGACACCGAGGTTGTCCTGGACACTTCAGGCGTGGACGTTGTGTCCGCCAGCTTCGTTCGTGGAAATCCGCCGGACATTGCCCTCGCAAACTACAACATGGAGACGTCCCGCTTTGTTCAGCGCGGTGCGTTGAGCGATCTGTCCGGTACGGATGCGGCATCAAGGATCCGGGAGGATCTCCAGCCGCTGATGGACCAGTACGGGACCTACCCGGACCGGACCAGCGCCCTTCCTTATTCCGTGATGGCATCGTCCGTGATCTACAACAAAGAGATCTTCGCCGCCAACAACATCAAGGTGCCCACTACGTGGAGCGAACTCATTGCTGCCTGCGAGCAGCTGAAGGCGGCTGGGGTGACACCCTTTTATGCCACCTGGAAGGACGACTGGACTATAGCCCAAGGGTGGTTCGACTACTCTGTGGGCGGCCAGGTGGACACGCTGGACTTCTTCGACAAGCTTTCCGCGGAAGGCACCAATGTGGGGCCACAATCTGCAGTGTCCTTCCAGAAGGACTTTGAAAAGCCTGTTGGCAAGATGCTGGAATTGGCCTCGAAGTACGTGAACAAGGATGCAGCCAGCCGGGCCTACGGTGACGGCAACCTGGCGTTCTCCCAGGGCAAGGCCGCAATGTACCTGCAGGGGCCGTGGGCCTTCAGCGAGATCGCGAAGACCGCCCCGGACCTGAAACTCGGAACTTTCCCGCTGCCGATGACCGAAAATCCCCAGGACCTGCGCGTCCGGGTGAACGTGGACCTTGCCGCCTGGATCCCTGAGGCCTCCAAGCACAAGGAAGCCGCACGGGACTTCCTTGACTACCTTTACCGGCCCGAAGTGATCGATTCCTACAACAAATCGCAGTTGGGTTTCACCCCCACCAAGGATTCTGCCGTGGTTCCCGATCCCAGGATCGAAGGAATGGTGAGGTACTACGAGCAATCCCAGGTCTACCAGGGTCCCTCGGTGCTGGTGCCAAAGACCATCCCGATCATGAACTACACGCAGGCCCTCGTTTTCGGCGCCAGCCCAACCTCCACCCTTAGCACCCTCGACGCAGATTGGGCGCGCCTGGCGTTCCGCCAGTAG
- a CDS encoding ROK family protein: MLTGTAPSTQLVRRVNASAMLKAMRGAGVLTGTELMDSTGLSRATVISICDELVRLGWLQELENQRGTGEYVKGRPARRFVFDDGAASVLGIDIGATKITTIVANMAGTTLSQVTMPFRTYNVPADERADVLDRIAAEALKKAGVAADSVLAVSVGVAAPVSRDGEVLRAQEFWKSFDVRRIVSERHGWHVLLENDANLAALAERWQGTAQGVDNLVVMLAGDRLGSGIMESGRLLHGQLGGFGELGYLDHVDGVGDTYGIAHYAALWGREAMDSNPTTTLRTLCGGNPEALTAEMVFTAAADGDGPARTALDRLAQRMARVIGSVSTLVNPELVVIAGGVAASAHALIPGIEEKMTEFTFTPPRLATSPLGDGIVSLGAIRHALDYVEEHALDLYPASLPEHEAAG; this comes from the coding sequence ATGCTGACTGGGACTGCACCATCAACACAGCTGGTGCGCCGGGTCAACGCCAGCGCAATGCTCAAGGCAATGCGTGGCGCCGGCGTCCTCACCGGAACGGAACTCATGGATTCCACCGGCCTCTCACGGGCCACGGTCATATCGATCTGCGACGAACTGGTCCGCCTCGGATGGCTGCAGGAACTTGAAAACCAGCGGGGTACGGGCGAATACGTCAAAGGCAGGCCCGCACGCCGCTTTGTTTTCGACGACGGTGCGGCCAGCGTGCTCGGAATCGACATCGGCGCCACCAAGATCACCACGATCGTGGCCAACATGGCCGGAACAACGTTGTCCCAGGTCACCATGCCATTCCGTACGTACAACGTCCCGGCTGACGAACGCGCCGACGTACTGGACAGGATCGCCGCAGAGGCCCTGAAAAAAGCCGGCGTGGCTGCGGATTCCGTTCTCGCAGTGTCCGTCGGAGTGGCCGCCCCGGTCAGCCGCGATGGCGAGGTGCTCCGGGCCCAGGAATTCTGGAAATCCTTCGATGTCCGCCGGATTGTGTCCGAGCGGCATGGCTGGCACGTCCTCCTGGAAAACGATGCCAACCTCGCGGCCCTCGCTGAACGGTGGCAAGGGACCGCGCAGGGAGTGGACAACCTTGTGGTCATGCTGGCCGGTGACCGGCTGGGTTCAGGCATCATGGAATCCGGCCGCCTGCTCCACGGGCAGCTCGGTGGCTTTGGTGAATTGGGATATCTGGATCATGTAGATGGGGTGGGCGACACCTACGGCATTGCCCACTACGCTGCGCTGTGGGGACGGGAAGCCATGGACAGCAATCCGACCACGACGCTGCGGACGCTGTGCGGCGGGAATCCCGAAGCCTTGACCGCTGAGATGGTTTTCACCGCAGCCGCGGACGGAGACGGCCCCGCCCGTACGGCCCTGGATCGCCTGGCCCAACGCATGGCCCGGGTCATCGGCTCGGTCAGTACGTTGGTGAACCCCGAACTGGTGGTCATAGCCGGGGGCGTGGCAGCCTCTGCCCACGCATTGATTCCGGGCATTGAAGAAAAGATGACGGAGTTCACCTTCACTCCCCCGCGCCTGGCAACCTCACCCCTGGGAGACGGCATCGTGTCCCTTGGCGCGATCCGGCACGCACTGGATTATGTCGAAGAGCACGCTTTGGACCTCTACCCCGCGTCGCTGCCGGAACACGAGGCTGCCGGCTGA
- a CDS encoding Na+/H+ antiporter, with product MDQLALIVGLLLATVVAVGLGDRLRLPYPVLMLLLAVALTFIPGFPEFEISPELILPIFLPPLLFATAQKSSWAVFRVRWRTLLLLAVALVVVSTAVVAGAAWLMIPGIGIPAAIALGAMVAPPDPVAVESVAGRVHMPRRLITVLQSEGLFNDAAAIVIFQAAVAATMSGKEVGPEVIPQFVIGAALAVGIGIAMGWLTKFITKLVTSMVARSAVTLVVPFAAYILAEELHASGVVAVVVTALELQRHTRPQDAAERVTRTAFWDVVELLATGLAFGLVGLEIRHVIRDEGTAIFGMIGMAVVICILVFVVRFLWLGLLALTARRRRNLLQPTSPKEVLILTWCGMRGLATLALALALPLTLPDGSDFPARHEILVIACAVLLATLVLPGLTLPWLMRVLKATEDGSHEQDAAKVLAKRAQSAAVAALKDHDLMKELPAEKVALVKEKMRRLHAELLDGTLQNESVAEKRKRGRELSIAVQTIALDAARQEVVVARNELGTDPEVADRVLRQLDLRTMSMPD from the coding sequence ATGGATCAGTTGGCGCTCATTGTCGGGTTGCTGCTGGCGACGGTGGTGGCAGTGGGCTTGGGGGACCGGCTCCGGCTGCCGTATCCGGTCCTGATGCTGCTCCTGGCTGTGGCGCTGACCTTCATCCCGGGCTTCCCGGAGTTTGAGATCTCGCCTGAGCTGATCCTGCCGATCTTCCTTCCGCCGCTCCTGTTCGCCACGGCCCAGAAGAGTTCCTGGGCGGTCTTCAGGGTGCGGTGGCGGACGCTCCTGCTCCTGGCCGTGGCCCTGGTGGTGGTGTCCACTGCGGTAGTGGCCGGTGCTGCCTGGCTCATGATCCCGGGCATCGGAATCCCGGCGGCCATCGCTTTGGGTGCCATGGTGGCCCCGCCGGACCCCGTTGCCGTTGAGTCGGTAGCCGGCCGCGTCCACATGCCGCGCCGCCTCATCACGGTCCTGCAAAGCGAAGGGCTTTTCAACGACGCCGCTGCCATCGTCATCTTCCAGGCCGCCGTTGCCGCCACCATGTCCGGCAAGGAAGTGGGCCCGGAGGTCATCCCGCAGTTCGTCATCGGGGCCGCTCTGGCTGTGGGGATCGGCATCGCGATGGGTTGGCTGACCAAGTTCATCACCAAGCTGGTCACGTCCATGGTGGCCCGCAGTGCCGTCACCCTGGTGGTGCCGTTCGCCGCCTACATCCTCGCGGAGGAGTTGCACGCCTCAGGTGTGGTGGCCGTCGTCGTCACCGCCTTGGAGTTGCAGCGCCATACGCGGCCGCAGGATGCCGCTGAACGCGTCACACGGACGGCGTTCTGGGATGTGGTGGAGTTGCTTGCCACGGGGCTGGCCTTCGGCCTGGTGGGGCTGGAAATCCGCCACGTTATCCGGGACGAGGGGACGGCGATCTTCGGGATGATCGGCATGGCTGTGGTCATCTGCATCCTGGTGTTCGTCGTCCGGTTCTTGTGGCTGGGCCTGCTTGCCCTGACGGCCCGGAGGCGCAGGAACCTGCTGCAGCCCACCTCACCCAAGGAAGTGCTGATCCTGACGTGGTGCGGAATGCGCGGTCTGGCTACGTTGGCCCTGGCGTTGGCGCTTCCCTTGACCCTGCCGGATGGCAGTGACTTCCCGGCGCGGCACGAGATCCTGGTGATTGCCTGCGCCGTCCTCCTGGCAACCTTGGTGCTTCCCGGTCTCACCTTGCCATGGCTCATGCGGGTGCTGAAGGCCACCGAGGACGGTTCTCACGAGCAAGATGCCGCCAAGGTCCTGGCCAAGCGCGCCCAGTCTGCTGCGGTGGCCGCCTTGAAGGACCACGACCTGATGAAGGAACTCCCGGCGGAGAAGGTGGCGCTGGTCAAGGAAAAGATGCGCAGGCTGCATGCAGAGCTGCTCGATGGCACCCTGCAGAACGAGTCGGTTGCTGAAAAGCGGAAGCGTGGACGGGAGTTGTCGATCGCGGTGCAGACCATCGCGCTGGACGCTGCACGGCAGGAAGTGGTGGTGGCCCGGAACGAGCTGGGTACCGACCCGGAAGTGGCAGATCGCGTGCTGAGGCAACTGGACCTGCGCACCATGTCGATGCCGGACTAG
- a CDS encoding NAD(P)-binding oxidoreductase has product MSRIAIIGGHGKVALHLSRILSGEGHDVTSFIRNPDHVADVTEAGAKAQVLDVENSTTAELAQALDGHDAVVWSAGAGGGNPDRTYAVDRDAAIRSMDAAAEAGAKRYVMVSYIGAAKDHGVPADNPFFAYAEAKAAADDYLRATDLDWTVLGPGTLTDEPATGLIQTDPENPGSGTETSRANVALVTAAVLELPGTIHRTIAFKNGTADVVDALTED; this is encoded by the coding sequence ATGAGCCGAATCGCAATCATTGGCGGCCACGGGAAAGTGGCCCTGCATCTGTCCCGCATTCTCAGTGGCGAAGGTCACGACGTCACGTCTTTCATCCGAAATCCCGATCATGTGGCAGATGTCACGGAAGCCGGCGCAAAAGCGCAGGTGCTTGATGTGGAAAACTCGACGACGGCGGAACTCGCCCAAGCGCTCGACGGCCACGACGCCGTGGTCTGGTCCGCGGGGGCCGGTGGGGGCAACCCGGACCGGACCTATGCCGTGGACCGCGACGCCGCCATCCGCTCGATGGACGCCGCCGCAGAGGCCGGCGCCAAGCGGTATGTCATGGTGTCCTACATCGGCGCGGCGAAGGACCACGGGGTGCCCGCTGACAATCCATTCTTCGCCTATGCGGAGGCCAAAGCAGCTGCGGACGACTACCTGCGTGCCACCGACCTCGACTGGACCGTCCTGGGCCCGGGAACCTTGACCGACGAGCCCGCTACGGGCTTGATCCAGACCGACCCCGAGAACCCCGGCAGCGGCACAGAGACCTCGCGTGCCAACGTTGCGTTGGTCACGGCCGCTGTCCTGGAACTGCCCGGCACCATCCACCGGACCATTGCGTTCAAGAATGGCACCGCGGACGTGGTGGACGCGCTCACGGAGGACTGA
- a CDS encoding LysM peptidoglycan-binding domain-containing protein, with product MGLLDNLKKNLGLGDKGRGDQLLHGDKDHRDDAGSAARDSAPAEAPAPAAPSAGNQAAEDAAAVEVSAADREAAEAAAAQAAQQQAAADAAAAQEARQEGLEPVAPEVQPQAQEAAAEAAAGAGQPGPVAPRATEVVVEQGDTLSGIAAQFGVDLGALIATNADTVPNPDQIYPGQVLRLP from the coding sequence ATGGGATTGCTGGACAACTTGAAGAAGAACCTGGGCCTTGGTGACAAGGGGCGCGGCGATCAACTACTGCACGGCGACAAGGATCACAGGGACGATGCTGGGTCCGCTGCCCGCGACTCAGCTCCCGCCGAAGCCCCAGCTCCAGCAGCCCCATCAGCCGGTAACCAGGCCGCGGAGGATGCTGCAGCCGTCGAGGTTTCAGCAGCTGACCGGGAGGCCGCTGAGGCCGCGGCAGCCCAAGCGGCCCAGCAGCAGGCAGCAGCGGACGCCGCAGCAGCCCAGGAGGCCCGTCAGGAGGGCCTTGAACCCGTGGCCCCGGAAGTCCAGCCGCAGGCGCAGGAGGCGGCCGCTGAAGCTGCTGCAGGGGCCGGGCAGCCGGGACCTGTGGCCCCAAGGGCTACGGAGGTTGTGGTGGAGCAGGGAGACACCCTGAGCGGGATCGCTGCCCAGTTCGGGGTGGATCTCGGAGCGTTGATTGCGACCAACGCCGATACTGTGCCCAATCCAGACCAGATCTACCCCGGACAGGTCCTTCGTCTGCCCTGA